A single Cucumis melo cultivar AY chromosome 4, USDA_Cmelo_AY_1.0, whole genome shotgun sequence DNA region contains:
- the LOC103486685 gene encoding DExH-box ATP-dependent RNA helicase DExH1 isoform X1, whose translation MSLRTFVFNNSLLYKYPFLPPRLSVLRPVISTFAMSYRPNYQGGRRGSSSGGGRGGGRRSGGGGGGGGRGEQRWWDPVWRAERLRQKAAEMEVLNEDEWWTKMDQMKRGGEQEMIIKRSYSRSDQEILSDMAHRQGLYFHVYNKGKTLVVSKVPLPDYRADLDERHGSTQKEIRMTTDIERRVGNLLDDSQGKGREHRVSSTASVEDGKQFPTSVNNIKPTSKLESDSAKEKLSAELKQKQEAMKGSDGLKAMLAFREQLPAFNVKSGFIKAMTENQVLVVSGETGCGKTTQLPQFILEEEISKLRGADCRIICTQPRRISAISVAARISSERGENLGETVGYQIRLEAKQSAQTRLLFCTTGVLLRQLVQDPQLTGVSHLLVDEIHERGMNEDFLLIILRNLLPQRPDLRLILMSATINADLFSKYFGNAPTLHIPGKTFAVAEFFLEDVLEKTRYNIKSEFENFEGNSRRRRRQQESKKDPLSELFEDVDIDSQYRGYSSSTRKSLEAWSGTQLDLSLVESTIEYICRHEGNGAILVFLTGWDDISKLLDKVKANNYLGDSGKFLVLPLHGSMPTINQREIFDRPPPGKRKIVLATNIAESSITVDDVVYVIDCGKAKETSYDALNKLACLLPSWISKASAHQRRGRAGRVQPGVCYRLYPKIIHDAMLQYQLPEILRTPLQELCLHIKSLQLGTVGSFLAQALQPPDPLAVQNAIELLKTIGALDDMEELTPLGRHLCTLPLDPNIGKMLLMGSIFQCLNPALTIAAALAHRDPFILPINRKEEANDAKKSFAGDSCSDHVALLKAFEGWKDAKRNGAERSFCWDNFLSPVTLQMMDDMRMQFLDLLSDIGFVNKSRGPSAYNQYSQDLEMVCAVLCAGLYPNVVQCKRRGKRTAFYTKEVGKVDIHPGSVNAGVHIFPLPYMVYSEKVKTTSIYIRDSTNISDYALLLFGGNLVPTNTGDGIEMLGGYLHFSASKSVLDLIKKLRGELDKLFNRKIEEPGFDINTEGKGVVAAAVELLHSQVVHH comes from the exons ATGTCCCTCCGGACCTTCGTATTTAACAACTCTCTGCTTTACAAGTACCCATTTCTTCCGCCTCGACTCTCTGTACTTCGGCCAGTTATTTCAACATTCGCAATGTCATATCGGCCGAACTATCAAGGTGGCCGTCGTGGGAGTTCCTCTGGAGGAGGACGCGGCGGTGGTCGACGAAGCGGAGGTGGAGGTGGCGGCGGCGGTAGAGGAGAGCAACGTTGGTGGGACCCGGTCTGGCGTGCTGAGCGTCTGCGACAAAAGGCTGCCGAG ATGGAGGTTCTTAATGAAGACGAATGGTGGACAAAGATGGACCAGATGAAAAGAGGAGGGGAACAGGAGATGATAATTAAGCGTAGTTATAGTCGAAGTGACCAAGAAATCCTTTCTGACATGGCTCATCGACAGGGTCTTTACTT CCATGTGTATAATAAGGGGAAGACCCTTGTGGTTAGTAAAGTTCCATTGCCAGATTACCGGGCTGATCTCGATGAACGCCATGGATCTACACAAAAAGAG ATTCGAATGACTACCGATATAGAGAGGAGAGTTGGAAATCTTTTGGATGATTCACAGGGTAAGGGAAGGGAGCACAGGGTTTCTTCTACTGCATCAGTTGAAGATGGCAAACAGTTTCCAACTTCTGTAAATAACATAAAACCTACCAGCAAGTTGGAGAGTGATTCAGCGAAGGAGAAACTTAGTGCTGAACTTAAGCAGAAACAGGAAGCGATGAAA GGAAGCGATGGCTTAAAAGCAATGTTGGCATTTAGAGAACAGCTTCCGGCATTCAATGTAAAATCTGGATTTATAAAAGCAATGACAGAAAACCAG GTATTGGTTGTTTCAGGAGAGACAGGTTGTGGTAAAACCACACAGCTCCCTCAATTTATTTTAGAAGAGGAGATATCAAAACTTCGTGGTGCTGACTGCAGAATAATATGCACCCAACCTCGGCGTATCTCTGCTATTTCAGTTGCTGCTCGTATATCCTCTGAAAGAGGAGAAAATCTTGGTGAAACAGTTGGATATCAAATACGATTGGAAGCAAAACAATCAGCTCAGACTCGACTACTATTTTGCACCACTGGAGTTCTACTCCGGCAGTTG GTTCAGGACCCACAATTGACTGGTGTTAGCCATTTGCTTGTGGATGAAATACATGAAAGAGGCATGAATGAAGactttttattaataattcTGCGCAACCTTCTTCCTCAGCGGCCAGATTTACGTCTTATTTTAATGAGTGCCACCATCAATGCAGACTTGTTCTCCAAATACTTTGGAAATGCCCCGACGCTACACATACCA GGAAAAACATTTGCTGTGGCAGAGTTCTTTCTAGAGGATGTGCTGGAGAAAACTCGTTATAATATCAAGTCAGAGTTtgaaaactttgaaggaaattcAAGGAGAAGAAGGAGACAACAAGAATCTAAGAAGGACCCTTTATCAGAATTATTTGAG GATGTTGATATTGATTCTCAGTACAGAGGTTATAGTTCATCTACGAGAAAGTCACTTGAAGCCTGGTCTGGAACACAACTTGATTTGAGTCTG GTGGAATCAACTATTGAGTATATTTGTCGCCATGAAGGCAATGGTGCTATCCTCGTATTCCTAACCGGCTGGGATGACATTTCTAAACTACTCGACAAAGTCAAAGCAAACAATTATCTTGGGGATTCTGGAAAGTTCTTAGTACTTCCTTTGCACGGTTCCATGCCAACCATTAATCAGCGGGAAATATTTGATAGGCCCCCCCCTGGGAAACG AAAAATTGTGCTGGCAACTAATATTGCTGAGAGTAGTATCACCGTAGATGACGTTGTCTATGTCATTGATTGTGGAAAAGCAAAGGAGACGAGTTATGATGCTTTAAACAAACTTGCTTGTTTGCTGCCTTCATGGATTTCCAAGGCTTCAGCACACCAG AGGCGAGGTCGTGCTGGTCGTGTGCAACCTGGTGTTTGTTATAGACTCTATCCAAAAATTATCCACGATGCAATGCTTCAGTATCAGTTACCTGAAATTTTAAGAACTCCTCTACAAGAACTTTGTTTGCATATCAAAAGTTTGCAGCTAGGAACTGTTGGTTCCTTTTTGGCACAGGCATTACAACCACCAGATCCTCTTGCAGTCCAAAACGCCATTGAACTTCTCAAAACAATTGGTGCTTTAGATGATATGGAGGAGCTTACCCCACTGG GTCGTCATCTTTGCACCTTACCTCTGGACCCAAATATAGGGAAGATGCTTCTCATGGGTTCTATATTTCAATGCCTGAATCCTGCCTTGACCATTGCTGCTGCTCTGGCTCACCGAGATCCATTTATTTTGCCCATTAATAGGAAAGAGGAAGCAAATGATGCAAAGAAATCATTTGCTGGTGACTCTTGCAG TGATCACGTTGCTCTTCTTAAAGCCTTTGAAGGATGGAAGGATGCAAAAAGAAATGGAGCTGAAAGATCGTTCTGTTGGGATAACTTTTTATCTCCAGTAACCTTGCAGATGATGGATGACATGAGAATGCAGTTTTTAGATCTATTATCTGATATTGGCTTTGTGAACAAGTCCAGGGGTCCAAGT GCATACAACCAGTACAGCCAAGATTTGGAGATGGTGTGTGCGGTGCTTTGTGCTGGACTATATCCTAATGTCGTACAATgtaaaagaagaggaaagaggACAGCCTTCTATACTAAGGAAGTTGGGAAAGTTGATATTCATCCCGGATCTGTGAATGCAGGGGTTCATATCTTCCCTTTGCCTTACATGGTTTACAGTGAGAAGGTCAAAACCACTAGTATATACATTAGAGACTCTACCAATATATCGGACTATGCCTTGTTGTTGTTCGGTGGTAATCTTGTACCTACCAACACTGGAGATGGCATTGAAATGCTTGGTGGCTACCTTCATTTCTCTGCATCGAAGAGCGTTTTAGATTTAATAAAG aaACTGCGCGGTGAACTAGACAAGCTTTTTAATAGAAAGATTGAGGAGCCGGGTTTCGACATTAATACTGAAGGAAAAGGAGTGGTGGCAGCTGCAGTTGAGTTACTGCACAGTCAAGTTGTACATCACTGA
- the LOC103486685 gene encoding DExH-box ATP-dependent RNA helicase DExH1 isoform X2, with amino-acid sequence MTTDIERRVGNLLDDSQGKGREHRVSSTASVEDGKQFPTSVNNIKPTSKLESDSAKEKLSAELKQKQEAMKGSDGLKAMLAFREQLPAFNVKSGFIKAMTENQVLVVSGETGCGKTTQLPQFILEEEISKLRGADCRIICTQPRRISAISVAARISSERGENLGETVGYQIRLEAKQSAQTRLLFCTTGVLLRQLVQDPQLTGVSHLLVDEIHERGMNEDFLLIILRNLLPQRPDLRLILMSATINADLFSKYFGNAPTLHIPGKTFAVAEFFLEDVLEKTRYNIKSEFENFEGNSRRRRRQQESKKDPLSELFEDVDIDSQYRGYSSSTRKSLEAWSGTQLDLSLVESTIEYICRHEGNGAILVFLTGWDDISKLLDKVKANNYLGDSGKFLVLPLHGSMPTINQREIFDRPPPGKRKIVLATNIAESSITVDDVVYVIDCGKAKETSYDALNKLACLLPSWISKASAHQRRGRAGRVQPGVCYRLYPKIIHDAMLQYQLPEILRTPLQELCLHIKSLQLGTVGSFLAQALQPPDPLAVQNAIELLKTIGALDDMEELTPLGRHLCTLPLDPNIGKMLLMGSIFQCLNPALTIAAALAHRDPFILPINRKEEANDAKKSFAGDSCSDHVALLKAFEGWKDAKRNGAERSFCWDNFLSPVTLQMMDDMRMQFLDLLSDIGFVNKSRGPSAYNQYSQDLEMVCAVLCAGLYPNVVQCKRRGKRTAFYTKEVGKVDIHPGSVNAGVHIFPLPYMVYSEKVKTTSIYIRDSTNISDYALLLFGGNLVPTNTGDGIEMLGGYLHFSASKSVLDLIKKLRGELDKLFNRKIEEPGFDINTEGKGVVAAAVELLHSQVVHH; translated from the exons ATGACTACCGATATAGAGAGGAGAGTTGGAAATCTTTTGGATGATTCACAGGGTAAGGGAAGGGAGCACAGGGTTTCTTCTACTGCATCAGTTGAAGATGGCAAACAGTTTCCAACTTCTGTAAATAACATAAAACCTACCAGCAAGTTGGAGAGTGATTCAGCGAAGGAGAAACTTAGTGCTGAACTTAAGCAGAAACAGGAAGCGATGAAA GGAAGCGATGGCTTAAAAGCAATGTTGGCATTTAGAGAACAGCTTCCGGCATTCAATGTAAAATCTGGATTTATAAAAGCAATGACAGAAAACCAG GTATTGGTTGTTTCAGGAGAGACAGGTTGTGGTAAAACCACACAGCTCCCTCAATTTATTTTAGAAGAGGAGATATCAAAACTTCGTGGTGCTGACTGCAGAATAATATGCACCCAACCTCGGCGTATCTCTGCTATTTCAGTTGCTGCTCGTATATCCTCTGAAAGAGGAGAAAATCTTGGTGAAACAGTTGGATATCAAATACGATTGGAAGCAAAACAATCAGCTCAGACTCGACTACTATTTTGCACCACTGGAGTTCTACTCCGGCAGTTG GTTCAGGACCCACAATTGACTGGTGTTAGCCATTTGCTTGTGGATGAAATACATGAAAGAGGCATGAATGAAGactttttattaataattcTGCGCAACCTTCTTCCTCAGCGGCCAGATTTACGTCTTATTTTAATGAGTGCCACCATCAATGCAGACTTGTTCTCCAAATACTTTGGAAATGCCCCGACGCTACACATACCA GGAAAAACATTTGCTGTGGCAGAGTTCTTTCTAGAGGATGTGCTGGAGAAAACTCGTTATAATATCAAGTCAGAGTTtgaaaactttgaaggaaattcAAGGAGAAGAAGGAGACAACAAGAATCTAAGAAGGACCCTTTATCAGAATTATTTGAG GATGTTGATATTGATTCTCAGTACAGAGGTTATAGTTCATCTACGAGAAAGTCACTTGAAGCCTGGTCTGGAACACAACTTGATTTGAGTCTG GTGGAATCAACTATTGAGTATATTTGTCGCCATGAAGGCAATGGTGCTATCCTCGTATTCCTAACCGGCTGGGATGACATTTCTAAACTACTCGACAAAGTCAAAGCAAACAATTATCTTGGGGATTCTGGAAAGTTCTTAGTACTTCCTTTGCACGGTTCCATGCCAACCATTAATCAGCGGGAAATATTTGATAGGCCCCCCCCTGGGAAACG AAAAATTGTGCTGGCAACTAATATTGCTGAGAGTAGTATCACCGTAGATGACGTTGTCTATGTCATTGATTGTGGAAAAGCAAAGGAGACGAGTTATGATGCTTTAAACAAACTTGCTTGTTTGCTGCCTTCATGGATTTCCAAGGCTTCAGCACACCAG AGGCGAGGTCGTGCTGGTCGTGTGCAACCTGGTGTTTGTTATAGACTCTATCCAAAAATTATCCACGATGCAATGCTTCAGTATCAGTTACCTGAAATTTTAAGAACTCCTCTACAAGAACTTTGTTTGCATATCAAAAGTTTGCAGCTAGGAACTGTTGGTTCCTTTTTGGCACAGGCATTACAACCACCAGATCCTCTTGCAGTCCAAAACGCCATTGAACTTCTCAAAACAATTGGTGCTTTAGATGATATGGAGGAGCTTACCCCACTGG GTCGTCATCTTTGCACCTTACCTCTGGACCCAAATATAGGGAAGATGCTTCTCATGGGTTCTATATTTCAATGCCTGAATCCTGCCTTGACCATTGCTGCTGCTCTGGCTCACCGAGATCCATTTATTTTGCCCATTAATAGGAAAGAGGAAGCAAATGATGCAAAGAAATCATTTGCTGGTGACTCTTGCAG TGATCACGTTGCTCTTCTTAAAGCCTTTGAAGGATGGAAGGATGCAAAAAGAAATGGAGCTGAAAGATCGTTCTGTTGGGATAACTTTTTATCTCCAGTAACCTTGCAGATGATGGATGACATGAGAATGCAGTTTTTAGATCTATTATCTGATATTGGCTTTGTGAACAAGTCCAGGGGTCCAAGT GCATACAACCAGTACAGCCAAGATTTGGAGATGGTGTGTGCGGTGCTTTGTGCTGGACTATATCCTAATGTCGTACAATgtaaaagaagaggaaagaggACAGCCTTCTATACTAAGGAAGTTGGGAAAGTTGATATTCATCCCGGATCTGTGAATGCAGGGGTTCATATCTTCCCTTTGCCTTACATGGTTTACAGTGAGAAGGTCAAAACCACTAGTATATACATTAGAGACTCTACCAATATATCGGACTATGCCTTGTTGTTGTTCGGTGGTAATCTTGTACCTACCAACACTGGAGATGGCATTGAAATGCTTGGTGGCTACCTTCATTTCTCTGCATCGAAGAGCGTTTTAGATTTAATAAAG aaACTGCGCGGTGAACTAGACAAGCTTTTTAATAGAAAGATTGAGGAGCCGGGTTTCGACATTAATACTGAAGGAAAAGGAGTGGTGGCAGCTGCAGTTGAGTTACTGCACAGTCAAGTTGTACATCACTGA